In bacterium, a genomic segment contains:
- a CDS encoding ABC transporter ATP-binding protein, which translates to MIELVHLHKSYNGRVKAVDDLTLTIPPGQIVGFLGPNGAGKTTTLKMLTGILNPDSGEIRVNDLDLRRETIRVKEQIGFIPDSPDMFLRLTGLEYLRFMADLYHVAAAERKQRIATYVGQFEMGEVLGNKIQSYSHGMRQKIVLIGALLHDPAVWVLDEPLTGLDPKSSFLLKEILRQEAGQGKTVFFSTHVLDVAERLCDRVAIIHKGKLLFDGTIAGMRDHFKANESLEKMFLEMTDDE; encoded by the coding sequence ATGATCGAACTGGTCCATCTCCACAAATCCTACAACGGCCGGGTCAAGGCGGTCGATGACCTCACCCTCACCATTCCGCCCGGCCAGATCGTCGGTTTTCTCGGCCCCAACGGCGCCGGCAAGACCACCACGCTTAAAATGCTCACCGGCATCCTCAATCCCGACAGCGGGGAGATCCGGGTCAATGACCTCGACCTGCGCCGTGAGACCATCCGGGTCAAGGAGCAGATCGGCTTCATCCCCGACAGCCCGGATATGTTTCTCCGCCTCACCGGCCTCGAGTATCTCCGCTTCATGGCCGATCTCTATCATGTCGCTGCCGCAGAGCGCAAGCAGCGTATTGCGACCTATGTCGGCCAATTCGAGATGGGGGAGGTACTCGGCAACAAGATCCAGAGCTATTCCCACGGCATGCGCCAAAAAATCGTCCTCATCGGGGCGCTGTTGCACGATCCGGCGGTCTGGGTGCTCGATGAGCCGCTCACCGGTCTCGATCCCAAATCTTCCTTTCTCCTCAAAGAGATCCTGCGCCAGGAAGCGGGCCAGGGCAAGACGGTTTTTTTCTCCACCCATGTGCTGGATGTCGCCGAGCGGCTCTGCGATCGGGTGGCCATCATCCACAAGGGCAAATTGCTTTTCGACGGGACGATTGCCGGGATGCGCGACCACTTCAAGGCGAACGAATCGCTCGAAAAGATGTTTCTGGAGATGACCGACGATGAATAG
- a CDS encoding L-ribulose-5-phosphate 4-epimerase, with product MSDYEQLKERVFAANMELPRHGIVIFTFGNVSAIDREAGVVAIKPSGVPYEALKPTDIVVVDLQGKVVDGRLRPSSDTRTHLVLYEAFPGIGGIAHTHSTFAVAWAQAAQPIPLLGTTHADSLHLDIPCTEFMSAAAIAGDYETATGHQITAAFAALSPQEIEMVLVAGHGPFTWGATPEKAVQNSVILEELARMAYLTLQINPQTPRLPQALIDKHYQRKHGPQAYYGQSRK from the coding sequence ATGAGCGACTATGAACAGCTTAAGGAGCGGGTCTTTGCGGCCAATATGGAGCTGCCCCGTCACGGCATCGTCATTTTTACCTTTGGCAACGTCAGCGCCATCGACCGTGAGGCGGGTGTCGTGGCGATCAAGCCGAGCGGCGTCCCGTACGAGGCTTTGAAGCCGACGGATATCGTGGTGGTCGATCTGCAGGGTAAAGTGGTTGACGGGCGGCTGCGCCCATCCTCAGATACCAGAACTCATCTCGTCCTCTACGAGGCTTTTCCCGGGATCGGCGGTATCGCCCATACCCATTCCACCTTCGCTGTCGCTTGGGCGCAGGCGGCGCAGCCGATTCCCCTGCTCGGCACCACCCATGCCGACTCGCTCCACCTCGACATTCCATGCACGGAATTCATGAGTGCCGCGGCGATCGCCGGCGATTATGAAACCGCGACCGGGCATCAGATCACCGCTGCCTTTGCAGCCCTTTCACCTCAGGAAATCGAGATGGTGCTGGTGGCTGGCCATGGCCCCTTTACCTGGGGGGCGACACCGGAAAAGGCGGTGCAGAACAGCGTCATCCTCGAGGAGTTGGCCCGAATGGCCTATCTCACCCTGCAGATCAATCCACAAACCCCGCGTCTACCGCAAGCCTTGATCGACAAACATTATCAGCGCAAGCACGGGCCGCAAGCCTATTACGGGCAGTCCAGGAAATAG
- a CDS encoding transketolase, producing MTIPALDDREALQEHFPYWELLREMVDQCIDFSLNLRQSGHPGGSRSKAHILLALMLGGIMRWDIRRPLQPLADRFILAAGHANPLVYSALAVLNEALRRRERRGGGGKYWRPEDTARQLILEDLLLLRRRSGLPGHAEMAGKTLFLKHNTGPSGHGAAAAAGQALALKLAGCSGVKVFVLDGEGGLTPGIVHETMNSAYGLGLDNLYFLIDWNDFGIDAFPVSRVVHGGPAEWFAAHGWRVLGTGEGMNWETVSSTLQDLAADRSPLRPKAAWFRTRKGRGYGIYDAASHGTPHPMNSPAFWEGRRAFMEKYGISFIGFEAPAPTDAVEQREQTRQNLEKVLSLFDLQPELVDYTAERLCEIAARVPERAAGVGGGERGGVRSKRAVGADGSERGGGRDPGSDPDLIDFTRYPAALFLPPGTRAANRQGLAAFGAYVNALCQSRYGRPLFIALSADLAESTNIAGFARDWQDLPGCGLYDRETNPRGALLPQEITELANAGICTGLAAVNLSSDPTARFEGFYAACSTYGAFSYLKYGPLRLFSQMVQDAPVRMGKILWIAGHSGPETADDSRTHFGIFAPGVTQLFPSGQIINLHPWEHNEVPVLLSAALMSDVPIIALHLTRPAIDIPDREALGLPVAAAAARGAYLLRPYDPGLPKMGTIFVQGTMTTVNLLELLPDLQRRRLNIQLVAAVSHELFMRQDEAFRREMVSEEEWERSTVISDGARVTMQPWLANRRAARLAMTPDWDDRWRTGGTIAEIMEEAHLSPEWLLHGIERFIEAVRG from the coding sequence ATGACCATACCGGCCCTAGACGATCGGGAAGCGTTGCAGGAGCATTTTCCCTACTGGGAACTGCTGCGGGAGATGGTGGATCAGTGCATCGATTTCAGTCTCAACCTGCGCCAGAGCGGCCACCCGGGAGGCTCCCGCTCCAAGGCCCACATCCTGCTCGCCCTGATGCTTGGCGGGATAATGCGCTGGGATATCCGCAGGCCGCTGCAACCGCTGGCGGACCGCTTCATCCTCGCGGCCGGACACGCCAATCCCCTGGTCTACTCCGCCCTGGCCGTGTTGAATGAAGCGCTGCGCCGGCGTGAGCGCCGCGGCGGCGGGGGAAAATACTGGCGGCCGGAGGATACGGCACGGCAGTTGATCTTGGAAGACCTGCTCCTGCTGCGACGGCGCAGCGGACTGCCCGGCCATGCCGAGATGGCGGGCAAGACTTTGTTTTTAAAGCACAATACTGGACCCTCCGGCCATGGCGCTGCTGCCGCAGCGGGCCAGGCCCTCGCCCTGAAACTGGCCGGCTGCAGCGGCGTGAAGGTTTTCGTCCTCGACGGCGAGGGCGGACTCACCCCTGGTATAGTCCATGAAACGATGAATTCGGCTTACGGACTGGGTCTGGACAATCTGTACTTTCTCATCGACTGGAACGATTTCGGCATCGATGCTTTTCCGGTCAGCCGGGTCGTGCACGGCGGGCCGGCGGAGTGGTTCGCCGCCCATGGCTGGCGGGTTCTCGGTACCGGGGAGGGGATGAACTGGGAGACGGTCAGCAGCACCCTGCAGGATCTGGCCGCGGACCGGTCGCCCTTGCGCCCCAAGGCAGCCTGGTTCAGGACTCGCAAGGGGCGCGGGTACGGGATTTACGATGCGGCCTCGCACGGCACGCCGCATCCGATGAACAGCCCGGCCTTCTGGGAGGGCAGGCGGGCCTTCATGGAAAAGTACGGGATCTCTTTCATCGGATTCGAAGCGCCCGCGCCCACCGATGCCGTCGAGCAGCGCGAGCAGACGCGGCAGAACCTGGAGAAGGTGCTGTCGCTCTTCGATTTGCAGCCGGAATTGGTTGACTATACGGCGGAGCGGCTGTGTGAGATAGCCGCGAGGGTGCCGGAACGCGCCGCTGGGGTGGGCGGGGGCGAGAGGGGGGGAGTCCGGTCGAAGCGCGCGGTCGGGGCGGACGGGAGCGAGAGGGGGGGTGGCAGGGATCCCGGCAGCGATCCCGATCTGATCGACTTTACCCGTTATCCCGCCGCGCTTTTTCTGCCGCCCGGCACCCGCGCCGCCAACCGTCAGGGGCTGGCGGCTTTTGGCGCCTATGTCAACGCGCTGTGCCAATCCCGTTATGGCCGTCCACTCTTCATCGCCCTTTCAGCCGACCTGGCCGAGTCGACCAACATCGCCGGCTTCGCCCGGGACTGGCAGGATTTGCCGGGCTGCGGGCTCTATGACCGCGAAACCAATCCCCGAGGCGCCCTCCTGCCCCAGGAGATCACCGAACTGGCCAACGCCGGCATCTGCACCGGCCTCGCGGCGGTCAACCTGTCAAGCGATCCCACCGCCCGTTTTGAGGGCTTTTACGCGGCCTGCTCCACATACGGCGCCTTCAGCTATCTCAAATATGGCCCCCTCCGCCTTTTCAGCCAGATGGTCCAGGACGCCCCGGTGCGGATGGGCAAAATCCTCTGGATCGCCGGCCATTCCGGCCCGGAGACGGCCGACGATTCGCGCACCCATTTCGGCATCTTTGCACCGGGGGTCACGCAGCTCTTCCCGTCCGGTCAGATCATCAACCTGCACCCCTGGGAGCACAATGAAGTCCCGGTCCTGCTTTCGGCCGCCCTGATGAGCGATGTCCCGATTATCGCCCTGCACCTGACGCGCCCGGCCATCGACATTCCGGATCGCGAGGCCCTGGGGTTGCCCGTAGCCGCCGCAGCAGCCCGCGGCGCCTATCTGCTGCGGCCTTACGATCCCGGTCTGCCGAAGATGGGAACGATTTTTGTTCAAGGCACGATGACCACGGTGAACCTGCTCGAACTCCTGCCCGATCTGCAGAGGCGCCGGCTCAACATCCAGCTGGTGGCAGCGGTCAGCCATGAGCTGTTCATGCGTCAGGATGAGGCCTTCCGGAGAGAGATGGTGAGCGAAGAGGAGTGGGAACGATCGACGGTGATCAGCGACGGGGCGCGCGTTACCATGCAGCCGTGGCTGGCGAACCGGCGCGCAGCGCGCTTGGCGATGACCCCGGATTGGGATGACCGCTGGCGAACCGGCGGCACCATCGCGGAAATCATGGAGGAGGCCCATTTGTCGCCGGAGTGGCTGCTGCACGGGATCGAGCGATTCATCGAGGCCGTGCGGGGGTGA
- a CDS encoding GH1 family beta-glucosidase gives MIRFPEGFTWGAATSSYQIEGGWLEGGRGLSIWDAFTHTPGRIDGGATGDIACDHFHRWREDVGLMAQLGIKAYRFSIAWPRIQPAGRGPANEAGIRFYSELIDALLDHGIEPWVTLYHWDLPLALQLELDGWLNPVLADLFREYAGLCFDRFGDRVKHWITLNEPWVAAVLGYGQGLFAPGRRSDAEPYLAAHHMLRAHGLAAELYHSRYAHQQGRIGLAPNCDWREPLTPSPEDREAAQRAIEFILGWFGDPLYFGAYPESMQARLQDRLPNLSAGDRALLKGSSDFFGINHYTTHQTAAAAGAPGASAAWSPEQDMEAAFTFDPDWERTGMGWAIVPVGLNRLLHWIDQRYGRPEIVITENGCAIEEQLIDGAVKDSARIAYFQSYLAECHRAIAAGVRLTGYFAWSLMDNLEWTSGYGKRFGLHYVDFASRERIPKASAAWFRRVVQQNGF, from the coding sequence ATGATCCGCTTCCCGGAGGGATTTACCTGGGGCGCTGCGACCTCGAGCTATCAAATCGAAGGGGGCTGGCTGGAGGGCGGCCGCGGGCTTTCGATCTGGGATGCCTTCACCCATACCCCGGGCCGCATTGACGGCGGGGCAACCGGGGATATCGCCTGCGACCACTTTCACCGCTGGCGCGAGGATGTCGGCCTGATGGCACAGTTGGGGATCAAGGCTTACCGCTTTTCAATCGCCTGGCCACGGATTCAGCCCGCCGGCCGCGGACCGGCCAACGAAGCTGGGATCCGTTTTTATTCGGAACTCATCGACGCCCTCCTCGACCACGGCATCGAACCCTGGGTGACACTCTACCACTGGGATCTGCCCCTGGCGCTGCAGCTCGAACTCGACGGGTGGCTCAATCCTGTTCTGGCTGACCTTTTCCGCGAGTATGCCGGCCTCTGCTTCGATCGATTCGGTGATCGTGTCAAGCACTGGATCACCCTTAACGAGCCCTGGGTGGCCGCCGTCCTCGGCTACGGGCAGGGGCTGTTCGCTCCAGGGCGCCGATCGGACGCCGAACCCTATCTGGCGGCCCATCATATGCTGCGGGCGCACGGGCTGGCCGCGGAACTGTACCACAGCCGGTACGCGCATCAGCAGGGGCGCATCGGCCTGGCCCCCAACTGCGACTGGCGCGAACCGCTCACGCCGAGTCCGGAAGACCGGGAGGCCGCCCAGCGGGCGATCGAATTCATCCTCGGCTGGTTCGGCGATCCCTTGTACTTCGGCGCCTATCCGGAGAGCATGCAGGCACGCCTGCAGGACCGGCTGCCGAACTTGAGCGCCGGCGACCGGGCTCTCCTCAAGGGGAGCAGCGATTTCTTCGGGATCAACCATTACACGACCCACCAGACGGCGGCTGCGGCCGGAGCGCCCGGCGCCAGCGCCGCCTGGTCCCCCGAGCAGGATATGGAGGCGGCGTTCACCTTCGATCCGGATTGGGAGCGGACCGGCATGGGCTGGGCGATTGTCCCGGTGGGCCTCAACCGGTTGCTGCACTGGATCGACCAGCGGTACGGCCGGCCGGAAATCGTCATTACAGAAAACGGCTGCGCTATCGAGGAACAACTCATCGATGGCGCAGTGAAGGATTCCGCGAGGATCGCCTATTTCCAGAGCTATCTCGCCGAGTGCCACCGGGCGATTGCCGCGGGGGTCCGCCTGACCGGCTACTTCGCATGGTCCCTGATGGACAACCTGGAGTGGACCTCAGGGTACGGCAAACGGTTCGGGCTCCATTATGTGGATTTCGCCAGCCGCGAACGCATTCCCAAAGCGTCAGCGGCATGGTTCCGGCGCGTTGTGCAGCAGAACGGATTCTGA
- the gatE gene encoding Glu-tRNA(Gln) amidotransferase subunit GatE: MPSFKSFEEMQPDDYAAIGFKSGLEIHQQLLTTKKLFCRCPAGRYSPDYDAEILRHMRPTLSELGEYDGTALMEFKTKKEIIYQINRETVCTYEMDDTPPFELNEEALDIALGIAMLYNCVMVDELHIARKQYLDGSIPTGFQRTTIVGVDGAIPYKDRSIRIIQLGLEEDACREVSDIGHRRVYLTDRLGMPLIETVTGPDLRTPQEVAEVAQLLRRMVRSTGRVRTGIGAAREDVNVSVTGGTRIEIKGVARIPQIPLLTYNEAMRQWNLLRLRDELGRRGITPERFKGRFENVNKLLRKTRFQPIAQAIAAGMTVNGVVLQGFRDLLRWPTQTDTFFAREISDRVRVVACLTTLPNIIHSDSPGETLASSEWLNLRKLLGATEEDTLVLVWGPPADAETGACEILIRAREATVGVPSETRQALEDGTNGFERILPGPDRMYPDTDLPPKAIPPARLERIRAGLPAPVWEREARYRKLGLPADTIAPLSASRWAPLFEQAIGNWGVPPKLAAVLLIQYPKRLRKRSAGALSDDFMADLLKALGAGRLQREGILPAMRHVLATGEKLWERWEGPATETELISWIAEARIGTCRSTDPAARLRLLMGRVMAQAAGRVKGAELAERLRRQEDGR; the protein is encoded by the coding sequence ATGCCTTCCTTCAAATCCTTTGAAGAGATGCAGCCCGACGATTACGCCGCTATCGGCTTCAAATCCGGTCTCGAAATCCATCAACAGCTCCTGACCACCAAGAAGCTCTTCTGCCGCTGTCCCGCAGGCCGCTATAGCCCGGATTATGACGCGGAGATTCTCCGCCACATGCGGCCGACGCTTTCGGAGCTGGGCGAGTACGACGGGACCGCGCTGATGGAATTCAAGACGAAAAAAGAGATCATCTACCAGATCAACCGCGAGACCGTCTGCACTTATGAGATGGACGATACCCCGCCCTTCGAGCTCAATGAAGAGGCCCTTGACATCGCCCTCGGCATCGCCATGCTCTACAACTGCGTCATGGTCGACGAGCTGCACATCGCTCGCAAGCAGTACCTCGATGGCTCCATTCCCACCGGTTTCCAGCGCACCACCATTGTCGGCGTCGACGGGGCGATTCCCTACAAGGATCGTTCCATCCGCATCATCCAGCTCGGCCTCGAGGAGGACGCCTGCCGCGAGGTGAGCGATATCGGCCACCGCCGCGTCTACCTCACCGACCGCCTCGGCATGCCCCTGATCGAGACCGTCACCGGGCCGGACCTGCGCACGCCGCAGGAGGTGGCGGAGGTGGCACAGCTGCTGCGCCGCATGGTCCGCTCGACCGGCCGTGTCCGCACCGGCATCGGCGCCGCGCGCGAGGATGTCAATGTCAGCGTCACCGGCGGCACCCGCATCGAGATCAAGGGGGTCGCGCGCATTCCCCAGATACCGCTTCTGACCTACAACGAGGCGATGCGCCAGTGGAACCTGCTGCGCCTGCGCGACGAACTCGGCCGCCGCGGCATCACCCCGGAGCGCTTCAAGGGCCGCTTTGAGAACGTCAACAAGCTGCTGCGTAAAACCCGTTTTCAGCCCATCGCCCAAGCCATCGCGGCCGGCATGACGGTCAACGGCGTGGTGCTGCAGGGATTCCGCGATCTCCTGCGCTGGCCGACCCAGACCGATACCTTTTTCGCCCGCGAAATCTCCGATCGCGTTCGCGTCGTCGCTTGCCTGACCACGCTGCCCAACATCATCCACTCCGATTCTCCCGGCGAAACCCTGGCCAGCTCCGAGTGGCTCAATCTGCGCAAGCTGCTGGGCGCCACCGAGGAGGACACCCTTGTCCTGGTGTGGGGGCCGCCGGCCGATGCTGAGACCGGCGCCTGCGAAATCCTCATCCGTGCCCGCGAGGCGACCGTGGGCGTCCCCTCCGAGACCCGTCAAGCCCTTGAAGATGGCACCAACGGATTTGAGCGTATTCTTCCCGGACCCGACCGTATGTATCCCGACACCGACTTGCCGCCCAAGGCCATCCCGCCGGCGCGGCTTGAACGCATCCGGGCTGGCCTGCCCGCCCCGGTCTGGGAGCGCGAGGCGCGCTATCGCAAGCTCGGCCTCCCTGCCGATACCATCGCCCCGCTCTCCGCTTCACGCTGGGCACCGCTCTTTGAGCAGGCCATCGGGAACTGGGGCGTTCCTCCGAAGCTGGCCGCCGTCCTCCTGATCCAGTATCCCAAACGCCTGCGTAAGCGCTCGGCGGGCGCGCTTTCTGACGACTTTATGGCGGACCTGCTCAAGGCACTCGGCGCCGGCCGCCTGCAGCGGGAGGGCATCCTGCCGGCGATGCGGCATGTGCTCGCTACCGGTGAAAAGCTGTGGGAACGTTGGGAAGGCCCGGCCACCGAGACCGAGCTGATCAGCTGGATCGCGGAAGCACGGATCGGCACCTGCCGCTCGACCGACCCGGCGGCGCGGCTTCGTCTGCTGATGGGACGCGTCATGGCGCAGGCCGCCGGACGGGTCAAGGGTGCGGAATTGGCCGAACGGCTGCGCCGCCAGGAGGATGGGCGATGA
- a CDS encoding methylenetetrahydrofolate reductase C-terminal domain-containing protein, whose translation MSSSLIPDPAAGKPALLATRSAGPFSRRERWLSKVMLFFEDCFKVPLFHCQRCGECILSHTGFVCSQRCPKRLRNGPCGGTGEGGRCEVYPERMCVWVLAWRRASLLGRVKLLYRVEKIHDWNLEKTSAWLNVFTRRIEPPSWRVPKGEALSAPAAKSGSVIAEKPEAGRGEEEVR comes from the coding sequence ATGAGTTCGAGCCTGATCCCCGATCCGGCAGCGGGCAAACCGGCACTGCTGGCCACCCGGTCTGCCGGCCCCTTTTCGCGGCGCGAACGCTGGCTGTCCAAAGTGATGCTCTTCTTCGAGGATTGCTTCAAGGTGCCGCTCTTTCACTGCCAGCGGTGTGGCGAATGCATTCTCAGCCATACCGGATTTGTCTGTTCCCAGCGCTGCCCCAAGCGCCTCCGCAACGGCCCCTGCGGCGGGACCGGCGAGGGCGGCCGCTGCGAAGTCTATCCCGAGCGTATGTGCGTTTGGGTGCTCGCCTGGCGCCGCGCTTCGCTGCTGGGCCGGGTCAAATTGCTTTACCGCGTCGAAAAGATTCACGACTGGAACCTGGAGAAAACCTCGGCCTGGTTGAACGTTTTCACCCGGCGCATCGAGCCGCCGTCCTGGCGGGTGCCGAAGGGGGAGGCGCTGTCCGCGCCTGCTGCAAAAAGCGGATCCGTGATCGCGGAGAAGCCGGAAGCCGGCCGGGGAGAGGAAGAGGTTAGATAG